GACGCCATGATCCCGCAAATGTAAGCGGCTTCACGAGCATGGTACAGATTGTTCTGTCCATAACTGGTTCGGTACTTGAGCCGCCCCAGCACCTTGACCAGTTCCGGATGAAAATCGGACAGGCCGACCTCGAAGATAACCTTCTCCGCCTCTTCGATCATCAGCTTCTCGATGTCCGTCTTCACCTTCTCAACAATTTCCTCGATGCGGGTGGGATGGATTCGGCCGTCGTGCATGAGCCGCTCCAGCGACACTTTGGCGATCTCACGACGAAGGGGATCAAACCCTGAAATAATGACCGCCTCAGGTGTTTCATCGATAATGAGGTCAATGCCGGTGGCCGCTTCGATCGCTCGGATATTCCGTCCCTCACGACCGATAATTCGACCCTTCATGGCATCATTGGCGATGGGCACGACCGAGATCGTGGCCTCATTCACATAATCACGCGTCACCCGCTGGATCGAGCACGCGATGATCTCCCGCGCCTCCCGTTCGGCATTCTCTTTTGCCTCTTCAAGCAACCGCTTCGCCAGGCCTGCAGCTTCCAACCGCGCCTGACTCTCCATCTCCTGAATCAGTTGCCGCTTGGCTTCGTCGGCCGTCAGACCGGCAACCCGCTCAAGCGCGTCGCGATGCTGCTTGAGCGCCTGCGCACAGGCAGCATCCTTCTGCGTCAGGGTCTCTTCCCGCTTGAGCAGTTCCTGCTCGCGCTTCAGCGCATCCTGCTCGCGCTTCTCGAGCAGACTCAGTTTTCGATCCAGCCCCTCTTCCCGCTGGGCAACCCGCCGTTCCGTGTTGGACACCTCAGCAAGTTTCGCCTTCTGTTCCTTTTCCAATTCGATTCGCGCTTGAAACACGAGGTCCTTGGCCTCTAACTTGGCCTCTTTCAGGAGATTCTCTGCTTCACGCTGAGCAGATTGAATCACCTGCGTCGATTGGTCCTCCGCCTCTGCCCGGCGAGCAAGCGCCGACCGTCGGCGCAACACTTCAAACAAGCCGGCACCGAGCGCCGCCCCTAACAATCCGACAATGATGTACGCAACAACGCTGAGAGAAATGGGAACCACCTCCCTTACAGCAGCGGGACAGCACGCTGTCACCCTGCATTTGATCGCGGTCAGTGTGATGAGGGGAGCGGAGACACGAGAAGGAATGTCGACGAGAGAAGAGAACGGCTTGACGACCTGAGCCGACTTAAACAGACCAGTGGAATCGCGCTGCTAATTCAAGTGGAGGAGTGGTCGGCCTCGACCTGAATCATCATACCGGTCTGCGCGTGCGCGCAGAGACCTGAGCCGTTTGGCATACAGATTCGATTGTACGGCGTCTCGAGCCCGCCATGAGGTGTTGCTGAATTGCCGACCGTCACTCGCCAACACCGAATGATGACGCACCCGACGCACGCACACGCGTGGCTGAGAGACTTGCCCCATCCACACACACAAGACCACAATCACAAACAGAACAAAAACCAGCGATTCCATATGTTTAGTGCTCAGCTACCGTCGTCAGAATTTCCGCTCTTGTCCGAAGCTTCCTTTCCTCTCCTGCACTTGCTGACCCTCAGGTCGAAACAACCAGGAAACGATAACAAAGCACTACTATGAAAGCAAGGCGAAACTCACCGCGACAGGATAGACGGCATCTGCTGATCGATGGACTCCATGAGGGATGCCACGCGGCGATCGGCATCGGCTTCATCCTGTCGAAACCTCCGTTCGGATTCCATCAACTCATGCGCGAGATTGAATGCGGCAAGGACGGCCAGCTTGGCCGGGGTGGCCGACCGCATCCCGGCCGCCACCTGCTTCATCTGTTTGTCGACCATCTCGGCCAATTGCTTCACGTAGGACTCGTCGGCCTCGCCATTGACGCTGTACCGTTGGCCGTAGATCTCCACGTCGATGGTTTTAGTCAAACGCCACCTCCTTGGGTTCATCCAGGCATTCCAACAAATCAATTTCCCCGAGCACCTTTTCGATCCGCGCCCGGATATCCAGACGCTCCTGTTCCCATCGACGATTTTCGTCATCGCGCACAGCAACCCGCTCGCGTGCCAGACGGAGTTCGTCTTCGAGCGAGGTGTTCTTCCGCTTGAGATCCTGCACGAGTTTCACGAGGTCACGAATGCGAAGTTCAAGGGCGTCGAGACGATCTAGAGTCATGATTATGTCCTCATCACAAAGTGGTGGTTCTGCGCTGGCTGAATGGGGGCGAAATATAGAAAGTTCATCTCCCCTTGTCAAGAAAACGGCGCCCGTTACGACGTCCCGTTGTGGAGGCGTCGATATTCTCCGTAACTGCGCAACACTCGCTTCACATAGAGCCGCGTCTCCTGGTAAGGAATCAATTCCACGAACTCATCCTGCTCCCGTCCCCGATGGACGGCAATCCAACTATTCACGGCGATCGGTCCGGCATTGTATGCCGCCACGGCATGGGCGAGGTTCCCACCGTATTGCTCGAGCAACTGCCCCAGGTAGCGGACCCCCAGGCGAATATTCGTCTCCTGATCGAACAATTCTTCCCGACCGACAGTGGGAAAGCCATACCGCTGAGCCACGGCATTGGCCGTCACCGGCATCAACTGCATCAAGCCCACTGCTCCGACCACGGAGACTGCCTTCTCGTCATATTGACTCTCCTCGCGGATAATCGCAGCGGCCAGGTAAGGATCCACTGCCGTGACACCTTGCGCCGCAATGGTCGGCACCAGGCCGGTGGGATAGGCCACGGTCCATAGCGCCGGCGCCGTCGGGAGACCGCTTCGTTCCAATTTGTCTTTGAAGTGCACCTTCGCCACCCGGAGAGCCGGGTGGTAGGCTCCCACCTCACTGAGCATCGTGGAAAAGGCCAACAAGACATCCTGATCCCGACTGTATTGCTCCGTGAGCGCCCCTAATTCGCGTGCCGCATCCTGACCAAAGCCGAGCACCTTCAGTTCGATCCCCCGCTGATAGAACGCATGTTTTTCAATTTCAGGACGCCGATTCTGCGGCAACCGGTCCGACTCATCCCCCGCAGGACGGTCCAGCGTCGAGACCGAGGGCGTGACCGGCGGCAGCGAGACGCGGCGAGAAGCCAGCTGACAGTAGTAACTGTAGGCATGCCGCTGGCACACGCGAGCATACTGTTCCCCAACGGCGGCATGTTTGCTATGCTCATCGGCCCGCGCCGCCCAATACATGGCCTGCGGTTCGAACCCATTGACGTGCAACTCGACCACCGCACGAAACGTCTCGGCTGCCTCCCGGTACCGGGCAGTTCGATATTGCGTCCAACCGGCACGCCAGAGCCCCTCTGCCCGCTGGCTTGGAGACTCGCCCAGTTTCGCCACTTGATGGAACATCGCGATCGCATCATCGAACCGGCCTTGATCCTCCAGCCACACCCCGGCAAACAGGTGCACCATTGCGCGCTGGTCACCGGCCAAGGAGCCCTGAGCCACGGATCGGGCCAACTCAATCAGTTTCTCGCCCTGGCCCTGCCGTAAATAGACCCGGGCCAGCCAAACCGAGGCCTCAGCGGACTCCTGAACCCGGTCCGCGACCAATCCGCGAAAGGCTTCACGGGCCTGGTCATACTGCTTGAGCCGCACATAGGCCACGCCCAGTTTCAGTCGAGCATCGAACCGGCGAGGATGAGCGGGAGCCATCGCCAGAAATCGACGCAACTCCTCGACGGCCTCC
This sequence is a window from Nitrospira sp.. Protein-coding genes within it:
- the rny gene encoding ribonuclease Y — encoded protein: MVPISLSVVAYIIVGLLGAALGAGLFEVLRRRSALARRAEAEDQSTQVIQSAQREAENLLKEAKLEAKDLVFQARIELEKEQKAKLAEVSNTERRVAQREEGLDRKLSLLEKREQDALKREQELLKREETLTQKDAACAQALKQHRDALERVAGLTADEAKRQLIQEMESQARLEAAGLAKRLLEEAKENAEREAREIIACSIQRVTRDYVNEATISVVPIANDAMKGRIIGREGRNIRAIEAATGIDLIIDETPEAVIISGFDPLRREIAKVSLERLMHDGRIHPTRIEEIVEKVKTDIEKLMIEEAEKVIFEVGLSDFHPELVKVLGRLKYRTSYGQNNLYHAREAAYICGIMASELKLDVKLAKRGALLHDIGKAVSHEEEGPHAMLGAEIAKKYGEHAKVVNAIAAHHEQVEPICPETVLVAAAEALSAARPGARREALESYVKRLEKLESLATVHKGVQKAYAIQAGREIRVIVKQEDLTDPECFQLSRDLAKKIEQELTYPGQIKVTVIRESRFVDFAK
- a CDS encoding cell division protein ZapA, translated to MTKTIDVEIYGQRYSVNGEADESYVKQLAEMVDKQMKQVAAGMRSATPAKLAVLAAFNLAHELMESERRFRQDEADADRRVASLMESIDQQMPSILSR
- the zapB gene encoding cell division protein ZapB, coding for MTLDRLDALELRIRDLVKLVQDLKRKNTSLEDELRLARERVAVRDDENRRWEQERLDIRARIEKVLGEIDLLECLDEPKEVAFD
- a CDS encoding transglycosylase SLT domain-containing protein — its product is MTALPWRTSLATLAVWLLLSSLFLTATAESPRPLPASPPLCVSAEDCFRSAVAINERSGSLPQRDQALLLKVEQLRSVIDLFPSTIWAKRAGVVLGVLMTERDPVEAAKLLRAVQADLPIIDDYLRLWIAEALVKQNEPIQAAELLEMIPKLVPDSNLLAKAAYRTGEAWYSGNVCARAVEWLDRAVTLADKDASAPVALWHQADCHVKENRPSEARTVLKQLWLRYPQSPEAKEAKARLDASLGGESWAPTADDHAIRAQAFLGLSMQAEAVEELRRFLAMAPAHPRRFDARLKLGVAYVRLKQYDQAREAFRGLVADRVQESAEASVWLARVYLRQGQGEKLIELARSVAQGSLAGDQRAMVHLFAGVWLEDQGRFDDAIAMFHQVAKLGESPSQRAEGLWRAGWTQYRTARYREAAETFRAVVELHVNGFEPQAMYWAARADEHSKHAAVGEQYARVCQRHAYSYYCQLASRRVSLPPVTPSVSTLDRPAGDESDRLPQNRRPEIEKHAFYQRGIELKVLGFGQDAARELGALTEQYSRDQDVLLAFSTMLSEVGAYHPALRVAKVHFKDKLERSGLPTAPALWTVAYPTGLVPTIAAQGVTAVDPYLAAAIIREESQYDEKAVSVVGAVGLMQLMPVTANAVAQRYGFPTVGREELFDQETNIRLGVRYLGQLLEQYGGNLAHAVAAYNAGPIAVNSWIAVHRGREQDEFVELIPYQETRLYVKRVLRSYGEYRRLHNGTS